From a region of the Ignisphaera sp. genome:
- the sppA gene encoding signal peptide peptidase SppA: MRRRSLFIVIGIAVGIAIVISYLLVWSFVQISIGYIAIVKLEGTIGYSRGFLSSVGITPDDVRRYVEILISDPAAKAVVVIVNSPGGSASASEEIYQYIKKLAEVKTVVVYSPETLASGGYYIALPAHKIIVSPYAFVGSIGAVSIVLDVEDLLKNIGINVTIIKSGEYKDIGSIYRSLTADEYKIFSELVNKSAELFIERVKENRPNVASEVFTARVYLGIDSVKVGLADDIGTLEYAISIARKLANLPQYTPTRIIERPKGLLEILLSLQTSFTENTLHRATEELFLSEFQNKILFLWIK; this comes from the coding sequence ATGCGGAGAAGATCTCTCTTTATAGTCATAGGAATAGCGGTAGGAATAGCGATTGTTATATCTTATCTACTTGTCTGGAGTTTTGTACAGATATCTATAGGGTATATTGCTATTGTGAAGCTTGAGGGAACTATAGGATATAGTAGAGGTTTTCTGAGTTCTGTGGGTATTACTCCTGATGATGTTAGACGATATGTTGAGATACTAATTTCAGATCCAGCTGCAAAAGCTGTCGTAGTTATCGTTAATAGTCCTGGAGGTTCTGCCTCAGCTTCAGAAGAAATCTATCAATACATTAAGAAGTTAGCCGAAGTGAAAACTGTTGTAGTGTATTCTCCCGAGACTTTAGCTAGTGGAGGTTACTACATTGCTTTACCAGCCCATAAGATTATTGTATCTCCATACGCATTCGTAGGTTCTATAGGAGCTGTATCCATCGTTCTTGATGTTGAAGATCTTCTTAAGAATATAGGGATTAACGTAACCATAATAAAATCGGGTGAATATAAAGATATAGGCTCTATATATAGATCGCTTACAGCTGATGAATATAAGATATTTAGCGAGTTGGTGAACAAATCTGCAGAACTATTTATAGAGAGAGTAAAAGAGAATAGACCTAATGTGGCTAGCGAAGTATTTACAGCTAGAGTATATTTAGGGATAGATTCTGTTAAAGTGGGTTTAGCAGATGATATTGGAACACTCGAATACGCTATAAGTATTGCAAGAAAACTTGCAAATCTACCTCAATATACGCCCACAAGAATTATAGAGAGACCTAAAGGTCTTCTAGAGATATTGCTAAGTCTTCAAACAAGTTTTACTGAAAATACATTACATAGAGCTACTGAAGAGTTATTCCTATCCGAATTTCAAAACAAGATACTGTTCCTGTGGATAAAATAA